The following proteins come from a genomic window of Syntrophorhabdales bacterium:
- a CDS encoding branched-chain amino acid ABC transporter permease, with protein sequence MKTRKYILVLLAMFVLFAFPIVKPPLFFLTLCFSVFMFVGLTESWNLLGGYTGYVSLGHIAFFSTGAYTTAVCMNRLGLSPFVTAPLGGIFSAILAALVGYPVLRLKGAYFTISSLLLAVVMQLIFMNWDFVGSSTGLWYKLLPVSIEMNRLLFYEAMLILATITTLVVRYVERSKFGAGLVAIREDEDVAKTMGINTPWLKMKAFILGAFLAGTVGGIYGYYMSYVHPEVTFSMNTSLLILLMSFFGGCRTWSGPLIGAVVLSLANQLIVTFIGAEISRILYGLLLVIVIMFMPDGVIQYAREAFAREKG encoded by the coding sequence ATGAAGACACGCAAGTACATACTCGTTCTCCTTGCCATGTTCGTTCTTTTCGCCTTTCCGATTGTCAAACCCCCTCTTTTCTTTCTCACGCTCTGCTTCTCTGTGTTTATGTTTGTGGGATTGACCGAGAGCTGGAACCTTCTCGGAGGCTACACAGGGTATGTGAGCCTCGGCCATATCGCTTTCTTCAGTACGGGAGCCTACACGACAGCAGTCTGCATGAACCGCCTCGGCCTGTCACCCTTCGTCACTGCTCCGCTGGGCGGCATTTTCTCCGCCATTCTTGCGGCTCTGGTGGGCTACCCTGTGCTCAGGCTGAAAGGGGCCTATTTTACGATCTCATCACTGCTGCTCGCGGTGGTCATGCAGCTCATCTTCATGAACTGGGATTTCGTAGGGTCGAGTACTGGGCTCTGGTACAAACTCCTGCCGGTCAGCATCGAGATGAACAGGCTCCTCTTCTATGAGGCGATGCTGATCCTCGCTACCATCACCACTCTCGTGGTCCGCTACGTGGAGCGCTCCAAATTCGGTGCGGGTCTTGTTGCAATCCGCGAAGATGAAGATGTGGCCAAGACCATGGGCATCAATACACCGTGGCTGAAAATGAAAGCATTCATCCTCGGAGCTTTTCTGGCCGGCACCGTGGGAGGCATCTATGGATACTACATGTCCTACGTGCATCCTGAAGTGACCTTCAGCATGAACACGAGTCTTCTCATTTTGCTGATGTCTTTTTTCGGCGGCTGCCGCACGTGGAGCGGACCTCTCATCGGTGCTGTTGTGTTGAGCCTTGCGAATCAACTCATCGTCACCTTTATAGGTGCTGAGATTTCGCGCATCCTCTACGGGTTGCTTCTTGTGATCGTAATCATGTTCATGCCCGACGGTGTTATACAGTATGCGCGGGAAGCGTTTGCGCGTGAGAAGGGATAG
- a CDS encoding RrF2 family transcriptional regulator, giving the protein MKVSTKGRYGLRAMVDIAMHAQNGNPVFLSEVAKRQDISGKYLEQIFSILHSAGLVSALRGRKGGYLLTRSPDKIRIKEIVTALEGPCAFVDCVADETICPRSEKCATRDVWSLLSSKVEELLSGLTLADLTRMQKEKGEHSAGMYHI; this is encoded by the coding sequence ATGAAAGTATCGACGAAAGGAAGATACGGTCTCAGAGCCATGGTGGACATTGCCATGCATGCGCAAAATGGCAATCCTGTCTTTCTCTCCGAGGTTGCAAAGAGACAGGATATATCAGGCAAATACCTGGAGCAGATCTTTTCGATACTCCACAGTGCAGGCCTTGTCAGCGCGCTGCGCGGAAGAAAGGGAGGCTATCTTCTCACAAGATCACCCGATAAAATCAGGATCAAAGAAATCGTCACAGCCCTGGAAGGTCCCTGCGCCTTCGTCGATTGTGTCGCGGACGAGACTATCTGCCCGAGGAGTGAGAAATGCGCAACGCGCGACGTCTGGAGCCTGCTGAGCAGCAAGGTGGAAGAATTGCTTTCCGGTCTTACTCTCGCAGACCTCACCAGGATGCAGAAGGAGAAAGGCGAGCATTCAGCGGGTATGTACCATATCTGA
- the moeB gene encoding molybdopterin-synthase adenylyltransferase MoeB, with the protein MEDKSPEQLLEEARAEIEEVSVDEAHRLLIDNEPMVFLDIREPEQVAAGYIKGSVFIRGDEVEMHARHLLPDREKPVLLYCGEGVRSLFTALTLKEMGYEDVRALAGGFKAWVEAGYDTESDSLLSREQLNHYSRQIILKEVGVEGQKKLLNARVLIVGAGGLGSPSGLYLAAAGVGTLGIADYDKVAMSNLNRQVLHAHGSVGKSKVESALDALTRANPDVSLIGINQRITPGNVLGILEDFDIVLDGSDNFATKYLMNDACYFAGKPYVFGGATRFEGQAGVFHSAAGGPCLRCIWPHPPRDGLVPTUSEVGVLGTVPGQIGLVQATEVMKLLLGVGTSLRGRLLLYDALDLDYRILGLQKNPSCPLCGDKPTITGLRAP; encoded by the coding sequence ATGGAAGATAAGTCGCCAGAACAATTGCTTGAGGAAGCCAGGGCCGAAATCGAAGAGGTTTCTGTTGATGAGGCACATCGCCTTCTGATCGACAACGAGCCTATGGTGTTTCTTGATATACGGGAACCGGAGCAGGTCGCGGCCGGCTATATCAAAGGCTCTGTTTTCATAAGGGGCGATGAAGTAGAAATGCATGCGCGCCACCTCCTGCCGGACAGAGAGAAGCCTGTGCTGCTCTATTGCGGCGAGGGCGTCCGCTCTCTTTTCACGGCGCTGACATTGAAAGAAATGGGATACGAGGATGTCAGGGCTTTGGCCGGCGGTTTCAAGGCCTGGGTGGAAGCAGGCTACGATACAGAGAGCGATAGCCTCTTGAGCCGGGAGCAGCTCAACCATTACAGCCGACAGATTATTCTCAAAGAAGTTGGCGTCGAGGGACAGAAGAAGCTCTTGAACGCACGCGTGTTGATCGTTGGCGCGGGCGGGCTGGGTAGTCCTTCCGGACTGTATCTCGCTGCCGCGGGCGTAGGTACGCTGGGCATTGCAGATTACGATAAGGTGGCAATGTCGAATCTGAATCGCCAGGTGCTTCATGCGCATGGCAGTGTCGGAAAGTCAAAGGTGGAATCGGCTCTGGACGCGCTCACGCGGGCCAATCCTGACGTCAGCCTTATCGGCATCAACCAGCGAATCACTCCTGGTAACGTTCTCGGAATACTGGAGGATTTCGATATCGTCCTTGATGGGTCAGACAATTTCGCCACCAAGTATCTGATGAACGATGCCTGTTACTTCGCGGGAAAGCCGTATGTATTTGGAGGAGCGACGCGCTTTGAGGGCCAGGCCGGCGTCTTTCATTCCGCTGCCGGCGGCCCATGCCTGCGCTGTATCTGGCCGCACCCGCCGAGGGACGGCCTCGTCCCCACCTGAAGCGAGGTCGGGGTCCTGGGCACAGTGCCCGGGCAGATTGGCCTGGTCCAGGCCACAGAGGTGATGAAGCTTCTACTCGGCGTGGGCACCTCACTGAGAGGCCGCCTTCTTCTGTACGATGCTCTCGATCTGGATTACAGAATTCTGGGACTCCAGAAGAATCCCTCCTGCCCGCTTTGCGGCGACAAGCCGACCATCACTGGTTTAAGAGCCCCGTAG
- a CDS encoding MoaD/ThiS family protein translates to MKVTVEFLSLPLITQPLGKKKIAVEFRGSTLADLTRELGSTIKRAKDVLLRTDGVIDDDIQIYINGTDTVDRDRSDSITLSEGDTVTFMMLVAGG, encoded by the coding sequence ATGAAAGTTACTGTGGAGTTCCTTAGCTTACCCCTCATCACTCAGCCCCTGGGAAAGAAGAAGATCGCTGTCGAGTTCCGTGGGTCGACGCTCGCCGACCTTACCCGCGAGCTCGGTTCCACGATCAAACGCGCGAAGGACGTGCTTCTCCGCACCGACGGCGTGATCGATGATGATATTCAGATCTATATCAACGGCACCGACACTGTGGACAGAGACCGGAGTGACAGCATAACATTGAGTGAGGGGGACACGGTTACCTTCATGATGCTGGTTGCAGGAGGCTGA
- a CDS encoding ABC transporter ATP-binding protein encodes MLEGVQVCRRFGGLRALTNLDFVVGQGQIVGLIGPNGSGKTTLFNAITGFYPADSGRIIYKGKEITRCRPYEIARLGIARTFQIVRPLLGLSVLDNVTTAVLYGREAIGSMGKGRGRALELLKFVRLDDKKDVPAQRLVAAEKKRLELARALALKPEFLLLDEVFSGLNDTEIQDAIKLIFRIRDELGVTIFLIEHVMKAVMGTCEKIFVIQYGVKLAEGKPEEVSRDPAVIEAYLGKKRAC; translated from the coding sequence ATGCTTGAAGGTGTTCAGGTCTGCAGGAGATTCGGAGGCTTGAGAGCGCTGACCAACCTCGATTTCGTGGTGGGGCAGGGGCAGATTGTAGGACTGATCGGCCCCAACGGTTCAGGCAAGACCACGCTCTTCAATGCGATAACCGGGTTCTATCCTGCCGATTCCGGTAGGATTATCTACAAAGGTAAGGAGATCACCCGCTGCAGACCTTACGAGATAGCGCGTCTCGGCATTGCCCGTACCTTCCAGATCGTGCGCCCTCTTCTCGGGTTGAGCGTACTCGACAACGTGACTACCGCAGTTCTTTACGGCCGTGAAGCTATAGGCAGCATGGGTAAAGGAAGGGGAAGGGCATTGGAGCTTTTGAAGTTTGTCAGGCTTGATGACAAGAAAGATGTTCCCGCCCAGCGCCTTGTTGCGGCAGAGAAGAAACGTCTCGAACTCGCACGGGCGCTTGCACTGAAACCGGAGTTCCTTCTCCTCGATGAAGTCTTCTCGGGACTTAATGACACAGAGATACAGGATGCAATAAAACTGATCTTCCGGATCAGGGATGAGCTTGGCGTCACTATATTTCTGATCGAACACGTGATGAAAGCTGTTATGGGCACGTGCGAGAAGATCTTTGTGATTCAGTACGGCGTAAAACTGGCTGAGGGGAAGCCCGAGGAAGTATCGAGGGATCCAGCGGTCATAGAGGCTTACCTGGGGAAGAAAAGAGCATGCTGA
- a CDS encoding branched-chain amino acid ABC transporter permease: MSLSYIIESIISGLLLGGIYALLSVGFGLTWGTMKVLNISHAVFAVLGAFVAYWMFVKAGIDPLISLPLLATLLFLVGAVVYRLVIRPVQKAKDVIMASMVATFGVAIVVENAMSFFWRPDPRILKPPYAGSSIFIGDMAISQGPLIGFIMAVSAITLLYLFLHHTYIGKGVQATWQNPMGAALVGINPGRVSLITFALSIASAGLAGVAMAMIYAFYPSVQSVWTMFVFLVTIVGGVGSVIGTGLAGLLIGFIIGLCAAFLPFVWVNVLLFALLLAILLFKPEGLFGA; encoded by the coding sequence ATGTCCCTATCGTACATCATCGAATCGATCATCAGCGGTTTGCTGCTGGGGGGGATCTACGCTTTGCTGAGCGTTGGGTTCGGCCTCACTTGGGGTACGATGAAGGTGCTCAATATCTCCCATGCGGTCTTTGCCGTATTAGGGGCCTTTGTCGCCTACTGGATGTTTGTCAAGGCGGGAATCGACCCGCTGATATCGTTGCCCTTGCTGGCCACGCTCCTCTTCCTCGTGGGCGCTGTGGTCTACAGGCTGGTCATCCGGCCTGTTCAGAAGGCGAAAGACGTGATCATGGCTTCGATGGTGGCGACCTTTGGTGTCGCGATCGTGGTGGAGAACGCCATGTCCTTTTTCTGGCGGCCCGACCCGCGGATACTCAAGCCTCCTTATGCGGGTTCCTCAATTTTTATCGGTGATATGGCCATCTCGCAAGGCCCGCTGATCGGCTTCATCATGGCTGTCTCCGCCATCACGCTGCTCTACCTTTTTCTCCATCACACCTACATTGGCAAGGGTGTGCAGGCCACATGGCAGAACCCCATGGGCGCAGCACTGGTGGGGATAAACCCGGGACGCGTTTCCCTGATCACCTTCGCGTTGTCTATCGCCTCGGCCGGCCTTGCCGGTGTTGCCATGGCGATGATCTATGCGTTCTATCCTTCTGTGCAGTCTGTGTGGACGATGTTTGTTTTCCTGGTCACTATTGTCGGAGGGGTAGGGAGTGTGATCGGCACAGGCCTGGCAGGCCTGCTCATAGGTTTCATCATAGGTCTCTGCGCGGCCTTTCTGCCTTTTGTCTGGGTAAACGTACTGCTCTTCGCATTGTTGCTGGCGATACTCCTCTTCAAACCGGAGGGGCTCTTCGGAGCGTAA
- a CDS encoding ABC transporter ATP-binding protein, translating to MLSVDNVSAGYAGVDVLRNVSLTVNEGEIVSVVGANGGGKTTLLKTISGLMQPSSGRIDFLGQRIDRLPPHAICRQGLIQVPEGRQLFPKMKVINNLEMGAYLGEARRRTAESLERVYKLFPLFQQRKQQKAGLLSGGEQQMLAIGRALMSVPKLLMLDEPSEGLSPLFTANVFDTLKILGDQGLTILIVSQEVELSLALSNRTYVLENGQITLEGKSSDLLNDDKVREAYLGM from the coding sequence ATGCTGAGTGTTGATAATGTGAGTGCGGGCTACGCAGGCGTCGATGTATTGAGAAATGTTTCCCTCACGGTGAACGAGGGAGAGATTGTATCTGTCGTCGGCGCGAACGGCGGCGGTAAGACAACGCTCCTCAAGACGATTTCAGGACTGATGCAGCCGTCATCCGGACGGATTGATTTCCTCGGACAGAGGATAGACAGGCTTCCACCCCATGCGATTTGCAGGCAAGGCCTCATCCAGGTGCCTGAGGGGAGACAGCTCTTTCCGAAGATGAAAGTTATCAACAATCTCGAGATGGGCGCGTATCTGGGTGAGGCGCGGAGGCGCACAGCCGAGTCGCTGGAAAGGGTTTACAAACTCTTCCCGCTTTTTCAGCAGCGCAAACAGCAGAAAGCAGGACTGCTCAGCGGTGGTGAGCAACAGATGCTTGCCATCGGCAGGGCCCTGATGTCAGTACCGAAGCTCCTGATGCTGGACGAACCTTCCGAAGGCCTGTCACCGCTCTTTACGGCAAATGTTTTTGACACGCTGAAGATCCTCGGTGATCAGGGACTCACGATTCTCATTGTTTCACAGGAAGTGGAGCTTTCTCTTGCGCTGAGCAACAGGACGTATGTGCTTGAGAACGGGCAGATCACATTGGAAGGGAAAAGTTCCGACCTGCTCAATGATGATAAGGTTCGCGAAGCATATCTAGGCATGTAG